One Ficedula albicollis isolate OC2 chromosome Z, FicAlb1.5, whole genome shotgun sequence DNA window includes the following coding sequences:
- the LOC107604302 gene encoding urea transporter 2-like, with protein sequence MENGVDVKIETRGERMPMKQNPLSTGGKSFCRAVGYLTGDMKDFGTWLKDKPLLIQLLDWVLRGISQVMFVNNPLSGLVILTGLLLQNPWWTLTGCVGTLVSTLTALILGQDRSAIAAGLHGYNGVLVGLLMAVFSADGDYNWWLLLPVTLVSMTCPIFASALSTVFSKWDLPVLTLPFNLALTLYLAASGPHNLFFPTTVIHPATATPNITWADAEVTMLLQSIPVGVGQVYGCDNPWTGGIFLIGLFISSPLICVHAVIGSAVGMLAGLSLATPFNQIYLGLWGYNSSLSCAAIGGMFLALTWQTHLLAMACALFTAYLGAAVTHMLSVFGVPSGTWPFCLSALTFLLMTTNISGVCKLPLSKVTYPEANRAYHLMMKKHERSCCEA encoded by the exons ATGGAAAACGGTGTTGATGTCAAAATAGAAACCAGGGGAGAAAGAATGCCAATGAAGCAGAATCCACTGAGCACGGGTGGGAAgagtttctgcagagctgtgggttaCCTCACTGGAGACATGAAGGATTTTGGAACCTGGCTGAAAG ACAAACCTCTCCTGATCCAGCTCCTTGACTGGGTGCTGCGTGGGATATCCCAGGTGATGTTTGTCAACAACCCCCTCAGTGGGCTGGTCATTCTGAccgggctcctgctgcagaaccCGTGGTGGACACTCACTGGATGTGTGGGAACACTTGTCTCAACTTTGACAGCGCTTATTCTGGGTCAGGACAG ATCAGCCATAGCAGCAGGGCTGCACGGGTACAACGGGGTCTTGGTGGGACTGCTGATGGCTGTGTTCTCTGCTGATGGAGACTACAACTGGTGGCTCCTCCTGCCAGTGACACTGGTGTCCATGACCTG ccCTATTTTCGCCAGTGCTTTAAGCACAGTTTTTTCTAAGTGGGACCTGCCTGTTCTGACCTTGCCTTTCAACTTGGCCTTGACCCTCTACCTGGCTGCTTCAGGACCACACAACCTCTTCTTCCCCACCACTGTCATTCACCCTGCGACAGCAACACCGAACATCACCTGGGCAGATGCTGAAGTCACAATG ctcctgcaaTCCATTCCAGTCGGCGTGGGCCAGGTTTATGGCTGTGACAACCCCTGGACTGGGGGAATTTTCCTGATTGGGTTATTTATCTCCTCTCCACTCATTTGTGTCCACGCAGTGATTGGCTCAGCAGTGGGGATGCTGGCAG GGCTGAGCTTAGCAACGCCGTTTAACCAGATCtacctggggctgtggggctaCAACAGCTCCCTGTCCTGCGCTGCCATCGGGGGCATGTTCCTGGCTCTCACCTGGCAGACACACCTGCTGGCCATGGCCTGTG CACTCTTCACTGCCtacctgggagcagcagtgactcACATGTTGTCTGTG TTTGGGGTGCCATCAGGAACCTGGCCCTTTTGCTTGTCTGCTCTGACCTTCCTGCTAATGACCACAAACATCTCTGGGGTCTGCAAGCTGCCACTCTCCAAGGTCACCTACCCAGAAGCCAACAGAGCCTATCACCTGATGATGAAGAAACATGAGAGGTCTTGCTGTGAAGCATAG